From a region of the Sporosarcina ureilytica genome:
- a CDS encoding sigma-w pathway protein ysdB — protein MGLLIRIAIIVLIIYLFYRGIRYLTDPKRKLDDAYEAERYYFYDDVKNVRKNFFITYKGAMFEGEKYLGTTKNSFDVVTIFVWVKNEAKLQGFTKDDFLFLQSEIQSNYPTAEINWKNPIEKLMKN, from the coding sequence ATGGGACTCTTAATTCGCATCGCCATCATCGTTTTAATTATTTATTTGTTTTACCGTGGGATTCGTTATCTGACTGATCCTAAACGGAAATTAGATGATGCATATGAAGCTGAACGATACTACTTTTACGATGATGTTAAAAATGTACGCAAAAACTTTTTTATTACGTATAAAGGCGCCATGTTCGAAGGGGAAAAGTATTTAGGCACGACTAAAAATTCTTTTGATGTAGTCACCATCTTCGTTTGGGTTAAAAATGAAGCAAAATTACAAGGCTTTACAAAAGATGACTTTCTTTTTCTACAATCAGAGATTCAATCCAATTATCCAACTGCTGAAATTAACTGGAAAAATCCAATCGAAAAGCTTATGAAGAATTAA
- the rpmI gene encoding 50S ribosomal protein L35, giving the protein MSKMKTHKGSAKRFKKTGTGKLKRGRAYTSHLFANKTTKAKRHLRKASLVSSGDYKRIREMITNMK; this is encoded by the coding sequence ATGTCTAAGATGAAGACTCATAAAGGATCAGCGAAGCGTTTCAAAAAAACAGGTACAGGTAAGCTAAAACGTGGCCGTGCATACACAAGTCACCTTTTCGCAAACAAAACGACTAAAGCAAAACGTCACCTGCGTAAAGCTTCACTTGTTTCTTCAGGCGACTACAAGCGTATTCGCGAAATGATCACTAACATGAAATAA
- a CDS encoding cory-CC-star protein, whose amino-acid sequence MLDKMKALIHWYEEVLSMPHRREVASELRDEDDLFLLLLYSEMIGIPNPVYYYTLELYPYMIEKFHDWHLRMGMEKSPLSGFRCC is encoded by the coding sequence ATGCTTGATAAAATGAAAGCACTAATTCATTGGTATGAAGAAGTGTTAAGCATGCCGCATCGTCGTGAAGTGGCGAGTGAACTTAGAGACGAAGATGATTTATTTCTGCTTCTGCTTTATTCAGAAATGATTGGCATACCAAACCCGGTATATTACTACACACTAGAACTGTATCCTTATATGATTGAAAAATTTCATGATTGGCATTTACGAATGGGAATGGAGAAATCACCGTTGTCTGGATTTCGTTGTTGTTAA
- the dut gene encoding dUTP diphosphatase, with product MHEDAQMPNRANEGDAGLDIFSVEEKIVKAGETSLISTGIQMELPKGTEAQIRPRSGLALKHAVTVLNSPGTIDEGYRGELKIILINHGKKDFKVEKHMRIAQMVIAPVLQVTLEQTKNLTDSDRGQGGFGSSGK from the coding sequence ATGCACGAAGATGCGCAGATGCCAAATCGGGCAAATGAAGGAGATGCTGGACTCGATATCTTTTCGGTTGAAGAGAAAATCGTGAAAGCAGGCGAGACATCTTTGATAAGTACGGGGATTCAAATGGAATTGCCTAAAGGAACTGAAGCGCAAATTAGGCCAAGAAGTGGCTTAGCATTAAAACACGCAGTTACGGTTTTAAATAGCCCAGGAACAATTGACGAAGGCTATAGGGGAGAATTAAAAATTATATTAATTAACCACGGAAAAAAAGATTTTAAAGTGGAAAAACATATGAGAATTGCACAAATGGTCATTGCGCCAGTCTTGCAAGTGACGCTGGAACAGACAAAAAATCTTACGGATTCGGATAGAGGACAAGGCGGATTTGGATCCTCCGGGAAATAA
- the rplT gene encoding 50S ribosomal protein L20: MPRVKSGVERRKRRNRVLKLAKGYYGSKHRLYKVANQQVMKSFNYAYRDRRQKKREFRKLWITRINAAARINDLSYSQMMHGLKVAGIDINRKMLADLAVTDAQAFAQLAETAKKAVAK, translated from the coding sequence ATGCCACGTGTAAAAAGTGGAGTAGAAAGACGCAAACGTCGTAATCGCGTATTAAAATTAGCTAAAGGTTACTATGGCTCAAAACATAGACTTTATAAAGTTGCAAATCAACAAGTAATGAAATCATTTAACTATGCATACCGGGATCGTCGTCAAAAGAAACGTGAATTCCGTAAACTATGGATTACACGTATTAATGCAGCAGCACGTATCAATGATCTTTCATATAGCCAAATGATGCACGGTCTTAAAGTCGCAGGTATCGACATTAACCGTAAAATGCTTGCTGACCTTGCAGTAACTGATGCACAAGCATTCGCACAACTTGCGGAAACTGCAAAAAAAGCAGTTGCAAAATAA
- a CDS encoding ArsA family ATPase, with amino-acid sequence MEMLKKDILFVGGKGGVGKSTSAAAIALKSAQEGYKTLLISTDPAHNVGDIFETKIGGKTTEVSKNLYALEIDPELETENYIKSVKENIKGVVKSAMMEEVHRQLDTAKASPGADEAALFDRLINIILEERTHFDKLIFDTAPTGHTIRLLSLPELMGVWIKGLLEKRRTTNENYSRLINDGEPVEDPIYDVLRVRQARFSKAREILLDELQTGFIFVLNPERLPILETKKAIELLSNYDLQVSTLIVNKVLPDDVDGDFMIERKKHEKQYIDKIEETFSEQKLLYIPLFSKDIVSRKQLTLYSHYFEEG; translated from the coding sequence ATGGAGATGTTAAAGAAAGATATCCTGTTTGTAGGGGGAAAAGGCGGCGTTGGAAAATCAACTTCAGCTGCAGCAATCGCATTAAAGAGTGCACAAGAAGGGTATAAAACATTATTAATTTCTACAGATCCAGCACATAACGTCGGCGATATTTTTGAAACGAAAATCGGCGGTAAAACGACAGAAGTCTCAAAGAATTTATATGCCCTTGAAATTGATCCTGAATTAGAAACTGAAAATTATATAAAAAGCGTGAAGGAAAACATTAAAGGCGTCGTTAAATCTGCTATGATGGAAGAAGTACATCGTCAGTTGGATACAGCAAAAGCATCGCCAGGAGCAGATGAAGCGGCGTTATTCGATAGATTAATAAACATCATCTTGGAAGAACGTACGCATTTCGATAAACTGATTTTTGATACAGCACCCACGGGTCACACAATCCGTCTCCTATCTTTACCTGAATTAATGGGCGTTTGGATTAAAGGACTGCTTGAAAAACGAAGAACGACGAATGAAAATTATTCGAGATTAATTAATGACGGCGAACCTGTGGAAGATCCCATTTATGATGTATTGCGTGTAAGACAAGCCCGTTTTTCCAAAGCACGTGAAATATTGCTAGATGAATTGCAAACAGGCTTTATATTCGTTCTCAATCCCGAGCGCTTACCCATTTTAGAAACAAAAAAAGCAATTGAACTGCTAAGCAATTATGATTTACAGGTGTCTACACTCATTGTGAATAAAGTATTACCAGATGATGTAGATGGAGATTTCATGATTGAACGTAAAAAACATGAGAAACAATATATTGATAAAATAGAAGAAACATTTTCTGAGCAAAAATTACTGTATATACCACTATTCTCCAAAGACATTGTGAGTAGAAAACAATTAACGCTTTATAGTCATTATTTTGAGGAAGGATGA
- a CDS encoding zinc-binding dehydrogenase, which yields MKAFVHEFGQLKIKGMEVPTASDGEVVVALRTAGLNRRDLYIPNRRGDEAGALILGSDGAGVIEAIGEGVTNVSVGDEVMINPALRWNENSVAPPKEFDILGMPDNGTFAEKIVLSAEQVERKPEYLTWEEAGVVALAGLTGYRALFTKGKLQAGETVFIPGAGSGVATYLISFAKNIGARVIVTSRSEDKRRQALALGADIALDTNEDWGLALAEETIDLVIDSVGRATFNRSLDILKKGGRIVVFGATTEDTVDLDLRNFFYSQFQLLGSTMGSREELREMIAHIEKYETRPVLDKVFDLQDAAEAFRYLEESKNFGKIALRINAN from the coding sequence GTGAAAGCTTTTGTGCATGAGTTTGGTCAATTGAAAATTAAGGGAATGGAAGTCCCGACTGCAAGTGACGGAGAAGTCGTTGTTGCACTTAGGACCGCTGGCTTAAATCGACGTGATCTATATATCCCAAATCGTCGAGGAGACGAAGCAGGGGCCCTCATTTTAGGTTCTGATGGGGCAGGGGTTATTGAGGCGATTGGTGAAGGCGTTACAAATGTTTCAGTAGGTGATGAAGTGATGATTAACCCGGCACTTCGTTGGAATGAAAACAGCGTTGCACCGCCAAAAGAGTTTGATATTTTAGGGATGCCGGATAACGGGACATTTGCAGAAAAAATTGTATTGTCGGCGGAACAAGTAGAAAGAAAACCGGAATATCTTACTTGGGAAGAGGCCGGGGTTGTCGCGTTAGCTGGCTTAACGGGATATCGCGCTTTGTTTACAAAAGGTAAATTACAAGCTGGAGAGACGGTCTTCATTCCAGGTGCAGGAAGCGGAGTTGCGACGTATTTAATTTCATTCGCTAAAAATATTGGAGCACGCGTGATTGTAACATCTCGAAGTGAAGATAAACGTAGACAAGCATTAGCATTAGGCGCCGATATTGCGCTCGATACGAACGAAGATTGGGGACTAGCGTTAGCGGAAGAAACGATAGATCTCGTAATCGATAGTGTAGGACGTGCAACATTTAACCGTTCTTTAGACATCTTGAAAAAGGGCGGGCGAATTGTCGTCTTTGGCGCGACAACTGAAGATACGGTGGATTTAGATTTACGGAACTTCTTTTACAGCCAGTTCCAATTACTTGGTTCAACAATGGGAAGCCGTGAGGAATTGCGTGAGATGATTGCACATATTGAAAAATATGAAACACGTCCAGTCCTTGATAAAGTATTCGATCTTCAAGACGCGGCTGAAGCGTTTCGTTATTTAGAAGAGAGCAAAAACTTTGGGAAGATTGCTTTGCGAATTAATGCCAATTGA
- a CDS encoding DUF1294 domain-containing protein yields MQEVILMWIGVMSLWAFSAMGYDKRQSKKKEKRIPEKNLWLLACIGGGIGAYLGMQIFRHKTRHTSFRVGFLMLALAYGALILYLLGIGAYDINRINVTYGESVLC; encoded by the coding sequence GTGCAAGAAGTTATTCTTATGTGGATAGGGGTTATGTCGTTATGGGCATTTTCGGCAATGGGCTACGATAAGCGGCAATCGAAAAAGAAAGAGAAAAGAATTCCGGAAAAAAATCTCTGGTTACTTGCATGTATCGGTGGCGGCATCGGCGCTTACTTAGGCATGCAAATATTTCGCCATAAAACGAGACATACTTCATTCCGCGTTGGCTTTTTAATGTTAGCACTTGCATATGGCGCACTTATTCTTTATTTACTTGGGATTGGTGCCTACGATATCAACCGTATAAATGTTACATATGGTGAAAGTGTTCTTTGTTGA
- a CDS encoding carbon starvation CstA family protein, which translates to MNAIVLALIGMLILALGYRYYSKIVAEKIFRLDPNYVTPAHRYKDDVDFVPTNKFVLWGHHFTSVAGAAPIVGPAIAVYWGWLPAFLWVILGTVFAAGVHDFGTLVLSVRHKGQSVGTLAHRLIGQRAKILFLFIILILVLMVNAVFAWVISNLFIQFPASVLPVFIQIPLAIWIGHAVYKRKQKMLVPSLIALAVMYIAAVFSSEFSFLQIDLVRYMGGENGAGLFGLGAVSTAFFIWIVVLMIYVYIASVLPVWKLLQPRDFINSHQLVVGLGILYIGLLFVNPTITAPATNAVSDVSWFPLLFITIACGAISGFHGLVSSGTSSKQLNKETDARFVGYLGAVGEGVLALISIIAVITFFPNKEAFSASYSSFAAASSGGLGNFVKGASNLAMGLGIPPSISTTIVSIIVVSFAATTLDSSLRLMRYIISELGVEYKIPVLEKKHVATSVAVVSSAALVLLPKGPQGFGSGGYLLWPLFGTANQLLAGISLLLISIWLKRLGRNYMVTIIPMAFVMFMTLWAMFQQVIFEWSWLGTSSNMLLFIFGAIIFVFAVWIMLTAISALSGKYDNKVSSKEED; encoded by the coding sequence ATGAATGCAATCGTATTGGCGTTAATTGGTATGTTGATTTTGGCACTAGGCTATCGTTATTATTCAAAAATTGTTGCGGAAAAAATATTTCGCCTTGATCCCAATTATGTGACACCTGCTCATCGTTATAAAGATGATGTCGATTTTGTTCCGACGAACAAATTCGTTTTATGGGGACATCATTTTACGTCTGTTGCAGGTGCAGCACCGATTGTTGGACCGGCAATTGCTGTTTATTGGGGATGGCTGCCTGCCTTTTTATGGGTCATTCTTGGTACAGTTTTCGCGGCAGGGGTGCATGACTTTGGGACGCTCGTACTTTCTGTGCGTCATAAAGGACAATCTGTTGGTACACTTGCACACCGACTCATTGGTCAGCGTGCAAAAATATTGTTTTTGTTCATCATTCTAATTTTAGTTTTAATGGTAAACGCTGTATTTGCGTGGGTCATTTCGAATTTATTTATACAGTTTCCAGCGAGTGTACTTCCGGTGTTTATTCAAATCCCACTTGCGATTTGGATTGGGCATGCCGTTTATAAGAGAAAACAAAAAATGCTTGTTCCGTCGCTTATTGCACTTGCGGTTATGTATATTGCAGCTGTATTTTCCAGTGAGTTCAGTTTCCTTCAAATCGACCTTGTAAGGTATATGGGCGGGGAAAATGGAGCCGGACTGTTTGGACTTGGTGCTGTTTCAACAGCATTCTTCATCTGGATTGTCGTCTTAATGATTTATGTGTATATCGCTTCGGTTCTTCCGGTATGGAAATTGTTGCAACCCCGTGACTTTATTAACTCACATCAACTTGTAGTAGGCCTTGGTATTTTGTATATTGGCCTATTATTTGTGAACCCAACAATTACGGCGCCTGCGACAAATGCAGTGAGTGACGTATCTTGGTTTCCTTTACTCTTCATAACCATCGCTTGTGGGGCAATCTCAGGTTTCCATGGATTAGTTTCTTCAGGAACCTCATCAAAACAATTGAATAAAGAAACGGACGCTCGATTCGTCGGTTATCTAGGGGCAGTTGGAGAAGGTGTGTTGGCGTTAATTTCTATTATTGCCGTCATTACATTTTTCCCGAATAAAGAGGCGTTTTCTGCTTCCTATTCCAGTTTTGCTGCAGCTAGTTCTGGAGGACTAGGGAACTTTGTAAAAGGGGCTAGTAATCTTGCGATGGGTCTCGGAATTCCGCCAAGTATTTCGACGACAATCGTTTCAATCATTGTTGTCAGTTTCGCGGCGACTACACTCGACTCGTCTTTACGATTAATGCGGTATATTATTTCTGAGCTCGGTGTTGAATATAAAATACCTGTACTAGAAAAGAAGCATGTAGCTACATCAGTTGCAGTCGTTTCAAGTGCAGCATTGGTTCTATTACCGAAGGGTCCTCAAGGATTTGGGTCTGGTGGCTATTTACTATGGCCGCTTTTCGGAACCGCAAACCAACTATTAGCTGGAATTAGTTTACTCTTAATTTCCATTTGGTTGAAGCGGCTTGGCAGGAACTACATGGTCACCATTATTCCGATGGCGTTTGTCATGTTTATGACACTTTGGGCGATGTTCCAGCAAGTCATCTTTGAATGGTCTTGGCTGGGCACCAGCTCAAATATGCTCCTGTTCATCTTCGGAGCAATTATCTTCGTCTTTGCGGTTTGGATCATGCTAACCGCAATTTCGGCCCTGTCAGGGAAGTACGACAATAAAGTTTCTAGTAAAGAGGAAGACTAA